Genomic segment of Candidatus Hinthialibacter antarcticus:
AGAACTCGCGCGGCGCCAAGAGAATATGAACTCGCCAATGTATTATATATAAGACCTATTAAGTCTAGACAAATCATAAGATTAATTAAGAATTCGCCCGGTGTTGGAAATTGTACTTCCTCACCGGGTTTTTTGATTGCTTGACGATTTCTATATAGCAGGTAGACTATTCATTCCCCGCCCTATCACTGGGTTTCCAAATCACACTGAAAGGATTTACTGTTTCTAATGAGTGCAAGCGAACGTCCATGCAAATATGAAGGATTTACCCTCTGGTTCACAGGTTTATCAGGAGCCGGAAAAAGCACCATCAGCGATGTGTTGGTCAAAGAATTCGCCAAGCGCGGCATCAAACATGAAGTGCTTGACGGCGACGTGGTGCGAACCAACCTGAGCAAAGGCTTAGGATTTTCAAAAGAAGACCGCGACATCAACATTCGCCGCATCGGCTTTGTCTGTAACCTGCTCAGCCGCAACGGCGTTGTTGCGATTGCCGCCGCGATCTCTCCGTACCGCGCAGTTCGCGATGAGAACCGCGCTTTGATTACCAATTTCGTCGAAGTTTACGTCAATGCGTCCCTGGAAGTCTGCGAAGGACGCGACGTGAAAGGCTTGTACAAGAAAGCCCGCTCTGGAGAGATCAAGGAATTTACTGGCGTCTCTGATCCCTACGAAGAGCCGAAAAATCCCGAAATTGAAGTTCTCACCGATAAACAAACGCCGGAAGAGAGCGCAGAACAAATTCTTCAAAAATTGCGTGAACTCAACTATATCGAGTGGTAAAACGCGCCTTCGCAGTTACGGCTA
This window contains:
- the cysC gene encoding adenylyl-sulfate kinase, translating into MSASERPCKYEGFTLWFTGLSGAGKSTISDVLVKEFAKRGIKHEVLDGDVVRTNLSKGLGFSKEDRDINIRRIGFVCNLLSRNGVVAIAAAISPYRAVRDENRALITNFVEVYVNASLEVCEGRDVKGLYKKARSGEIKEFTGVSDPYEEPKNPEIEVLTDKQTPEESAEQILQKLRELNYIEW